The Cryobacterium roopkundense sequence ACGGAACTCGTAGTCATTTCGTCAGACGACCCAGGTGCTGTTCGTGTGACGGAGAGCCTCACGGATCAGCGGGTGATCACCTTCGGCGAGGGTGCCGACGCGGACGTGCGGGTGCACTCGATGGCCACCGACGGACCGGTATCGTTCGCGGTCAGCTGGCAGGGGAAGGACTATTCGACCACACTGCGTATTCCAGGCAGGCATAACGCCATCAACGCCGCCGGCGCATTCGCCGTTCTGGTGGGTCTCGGACTCGAGCCGGCCGCGTCGCTCGCCGCCATCTCGCAATTCGGTGGCACGGAACGCCGCTTCGAGCTGCACGGGACCGTGGGGGGCGTCAGCGTCTACGACGACTATGCGCATCACCCGACGGAGGTCGCTGCCGCGCTCTCCGCCGCGCGCACTGTCGTGGGGAACGGTCGAATCATCGCCGTGCATCAGCCTCACCTGTACAGCCGGACCAAGCTCTTCGCCCAGGAATTTGCAGAAACGCTCGAAAGCCACGCCGAGCAGACCATCGTGCTCGATGTGTACGGCGCGCGTGAAGACCCGGAACCCGGAGTGACGGGCGCTCTCGTGGCGGACCGTTTCGTCGACCCCTCGCGGGTGGCCTTCATCCCTGACTGGCAGGACGCCGCGGATTACCTCGCCTCGATTGCCCAGGCTGGAGACTTCGTCGTGACGCTTGGCTGCGGCGACGTGTACCGCATCGTTCCCCAGCTTCTCGAAGCGCTCCGCGTGGCGCGCGAATGAGCCGCCTCCTCGCATGAGACGACCAGGGTCTTTCGATCGTCCGTCCCCTCCGGCCAAACCCGACGGAGGGAAGAAACGCTCCGCCGGAACCTCCACCGCACCGACGTCCGGGCCACGTCCGGCCCCTGCGGATGCTCACACCGAGCCGATACCGGTACACCGGGGAGGCTCCGAGTCGATGCCGCTCGCACCGGTGTCTGG is a genomic window containing:
- the murC gene encoding UDP-N-acetylmuramate--L-alanine ligase, translated to MIKPDLTLTIGDDLGAVHFVGIGGSGMSGIARLFLGQGHTVTGSDVRESDNVLALRALGAHIQIGHDAANVGDADTLVVTGALWQDNPEYVLATERGIPVLHRAQALAWLIQHQRLVAVAGAHGKTTSTGMIVTGLLGLGHDPSFVNGGVIESLGVSSAGGTEDLFVVEADESDGSFLLYNTNIALVTNVDPDHLDHYGSLEAFEAAFVEFSCNSTELVVISSDDPGAVRVTESLTDQRVITFGEGADADVRVHSMATDGPVSFAVSWQGKDYSTTLRIPGRHNAINAAGAFAVLVGLGLEPAASLAAISQFGGTERRFELHGTVGGVSVYDDYAHHPTEVAAALSAARTVVGNGRIIAVHQPHLYSRTKLFAQEFAETLESHAEQTIVLDVYGAREDPEPGVTGALVADRFVDPSRVAFIPDWQDAADYLASIAQAGDFVVTLGCGDVYRIVPQLLEALRVARE